From a region of the Bradyrhizobium sp. KBS0727 genome:
- a CDS encoding site-specific integrase: MPRRSKGARLHLRPARYKAGTLTHQATWVIRDGTGYHATGCTEREVAAAEQVLKDYIAKKYAPARKEQDLEKIPIADVLSIFIDDRPDLYVENSDAQKYLNRIGRLKEFWGKLMLSEVTRTKCREYQQHRGNKGGARRDLEDLRAAIANHAAEGLHRGIVKVTLPKKGPARDRWLTRDEAAHLIWTCWRAREIQTVHRGPNKGQQVETNKRPLRHLARFILIGVYSGTRAGAIASASPTAAIGRSFVDLERGVYYRRAQGKQETNKRQPPMPIPPRLLAHLRRWKERKIIARHFVEFNGEGVSSVKTAFKHAVTLTKLGPGVSPHTLRHTAATWLMQNGTDPWQAAGYLGMSVETLLRVYGHHHPDHLKDAVAKMTAKPTASASPQKQVEKRKTNVVKIQ; this comes from the coding sequence ATGCCGCGTAGAAGTAAAGGTGCCCGCCTCCACCTCAGACCAGCCCGCTACAAGGCCGGAACACTCACCCATCAAGCCACTTGGGTCATCCGGGACGGCACGGGATATCACGCCACTGGATGCACTGAACGCGAAGTTGCAGCGGCTGAGCAAGTCCTCAAGGACTATATTGCAAAGAAATACGCGCCGGCGCGCAAGGAACAAGATTTAGAGAAAATCCCCATCGCGGACGTGCTTTCGATTTTCATCGACGACCGCCCAGATCTCTACGTCGAGAACTCCGACGCTCAGAAGTATCTCAATCGGATCGGGCGCCTCAAAGAATTCTGGGGAAAGCTCATGTTGTCCGAGGTGACCCGGACTAAGTGCCGCGAGTACCAACAACACCGTGGCAATAAAGGCGGCGCCCGCCGAGATCTTGAGGATCTCAGGGCAGCCATCGCCAATCATGCGGCGGAAGGGCTGCACCGTGGCATTGTGAAGGTCACACTCCCCAAGAAGGGCCCTGCCCGCGATCGATGGCTGACTCGTGACGAAGCCGCCCACCTAATCTGGACGTGTTGGCGCGCCCGCGAGATACAGACCGTGCACCGCGGACCGAATAAAGGACAGCAGGTGGAAACGAATAAGCGGCCGCTCCGCCATCTCGCCCGGTTCATCCTGATCGGCGTCTATAGCGGGACCCGCGCCGGGGCGATTGCATCAGCGTCGCCGACCGCGGCCATCGGGCGGTCCTTTGTCGACCTTGAACGTGGCGTCTACTACCGACGCGCCCAGGGAAAGCAGGAGACCAACAAACGGCAGCCGCCGATGCCGATCCCACCGCGCCTGCTGGCACACCTGCGACGCTGGAAGGAGCGCAAGATCATCGCGCGGCACTTCGTCGAGTTCAACGGCGAAGGTGTGTCTTCCGTCAAGACTGCGTTCAAACACGCGGTGACGCTGACCAAGCTCGGGCCCGGCGTTTCACCGCATACGCTACGGCACACCGCAGCGACGTGGTTGATGCAGAATGGTACCGACCCATGGCAGGCCGCCGGGTATCTCGGCATGAGTGTCGAAACGCTGTTGCGGGTGTACGGGCACCACCACCCGGACCACCTGAAGGACGCCGTCGCCAAGATGACGGCCAAGCCCACCGCCTCAGCTTCGCCTCAGAAACAAGTCGAAAAGAGGAAAACGAACGTCGTCAAAATTCAATGA
- a CDS encoding TAXI family TRAP transporter solute-binding subunit, with translation MASFNRRSAIRIGLGGLSGALFSSNAYSGPQQIGILTGPVTGSYYSLGRVLANALTTQNRLISAISSNGAFSNVGHVGALLADTAFCQADLAFWAYTGTELFSTLKNADLRLIANCYTETVHILCRKALNLADASGLKGRKVAVYATNDGELRNAILILAAHGLKPSDVTPQAMAPSVCIQQFVSGAVDAVFITAAQRSKEVTALAKSGFAFNLVPLDASAREHLIKTSPYFSSDVVGADTYFTSPPVLAVGIGCQWLTTTDRAEDLVFDLTTGLWNDQTRIELLAGFPNGQAVIKERATQGTDGVPLHLGAQRYYKQEGISK, from the coding sequence ATGGCTTCGTTCAACCGGCGGAGCGCAATTCGCATCGGGCTAGGTGGACTTTCAGGTGCCTTGTTCAGTTCAAACGCATATTCGGGACCGCAACAAATCGGTATTCTGACCGGCCCTGTTACCGGGTCTTACTACTCGCTTGGGAGAGTGTTGGCGAACGCCCTAACAACGCAAAACCGACTGATTTCGGCGATTTCTTCGAACGGAGCGTTTTCAAATGTCGGGCACGTCGGTGCGCTATTGGCGGATACAGCTTTCTGCCAAGCCGATCTTGCATTTTGGGCGTACACCGGGACCGAATTGTTCAGCACCTTGAAAAATGCTGATCTGCGTCTTATCGCGAATTGTTACACCGAGACTGTGCACATCCTCTGTCGGAAAGCATTAAACCTCGCCGATGCGTCCGGTCTCAAAGGACGGAAGGTCGCTGTATATGCGACGAACGATGGAGAACTTCGAAATGCAATACTGATTCTGGCCGCCCACGGTCTGAAGCCTTCAGATGTCACCCCACAGGCCATGGCGCCCAGCGTTTGCATTCAGCAATTTGTATCGGGAGCCGTCGATGCTGTTTTCATAACCGCGGCGCAGCGCTCGAAAGAGGTGACCGCACTGGCCAAATCCGGCTTCGCATTCAATCTAGTCCCTCTTGATGCCAGCGCGCGCGAGCACTTGATAAAAACGTCTCCATATTTTTCATCTGACGTCGTTGGTGCGGACACATACTTTACCAGCCCGCCCGTTCTTGCAGTTGGGATCGGGTGTCAGTGGCTAACCACAACAGATCGCGCTGAGGATCTCGTTTTTGATTTGACCACCGGCTTGTGGAACGATCAAACACGGATCGAATTGCTTGCAGGATTCCCGAATGGTCAGGCGGTAATAAAAGAGCGAGCGACACAAGGCACCGACGGAGTGCCGCTGCATCTGGGAGCACAGCGCTATTACAAGCAAGAGGGCATCTCCAAGTGA
- a CDS encoding MFS transporter — translation MSQVQSATGAVLSGSVSEIDSNARRAMWGSAIGYAMDGFDLLILGFMLNAISSDLHLTSVQAASLVTATLVGAVVGGLGFGMLSDRLGRVRVLTWTIVVFAVFTGMCALAQGYWDLLVYRSIAGLGLGGEFGIGMALVAEAWPSSKRARACSYVGLGWQLGVLAAALLTPLLLPVIGWRGMFVVGIFPAIVSYFIRRVLHEPELFKSHRTREPDATSPLRLLVADRQTIKTSLGMIILCSVQNFGYYGIMIWLPNYLSTRFGYGLTRSAIWTAVTISGMALGIFLFGHIADRIGRRPAFLGYMLGAAIMVVVYSQLVDPLHLLVGGAVMGFFVNGMLGGYGALTSELYPTVARATAQNVFFNIGRAVAGFGPLAVGAVSAVYGFQTAIALLALLYILDIAALLLLIPERKGAELV, via the coding sequence ATGAGCCAGGTACAAAGTGCCACGGGAGCGGTTCTTTCGGGCTCGGTCTCGGAGATCGACAGCAACGCTCGCAGAGCCATGTGGGGCTCTGCCATCGGTTATGCGATGGATGGCTTTGATCTCCTGATACTCGGTTTCATGTTGAATGCGATTTCGAGTGATTTGCATCTTACTTCCGTGCAAGCCGCATCGCTGGTGACCGCGACGCTTGTGGGGGCGGTCGTCGGGGGACTTGGATTTGGAATGCTGTCGGATCGATTGGGCCGGGTGCGCGTTCTCACCTGGACCATCGTCGTGTTCGCCGTGTTTACGGGAATGTGCGCGCTTGCGCAGGGCTATTGGGACCTCCTTGTCTACCGAAGCATTGCCGGTCTCGGCTTGGGCGGCGAATTTGGTATCGGGATGGCGCTGGTGGCCGAGGCCTGGCCCAGTTCGAAACGTGCGCGCGCTTGCTCGTATGTAGGATTGGGATGGCAACTCGGTGTCCTGGCCGCCGCCTTGCTCACGCCGCTCCTGTTGCCGGTGATTGGCTGGCGCGGCATGTTTGTCGTCGGTATTTTTCCGGCGATCGTGAGTTACTTTATCAGGCGCGTTCTGCACGAGCCGGAGTTATTCAAGTCTCACAGAACCCGCGAGCCGGATGCAACGTCTCCGCTGCGATTGCTTGTCGCGGATAGACAGACGATCAAAACCAGCCTTGGGATGATCATCCTCTGCTCGGTGCAGAATTTCGGGTACTACGGAATTATGATCTGGTTGCCGAATTATCTATCGACGCGGTTCGGCTACGGTCTTACTCGATCGGCAATCTGGACCGCCGTTACGATCAGCGGCATGGCGCTTGGTATCTTCTTGTTTGGACACATCGCGGACCGGATCGGCCGCCGTCCAGCCTTCCTTGGCTACATGCTCGGTGCGGCAATCATGGTTGTGGTCTATTCGCAGCTGGTCGACCCGCTGCATCTGCTTGTCGGCGGTGCGGTCATGGGCTTCTTCGTGAATGGCATGTTGGGTGGTTACGGAGCGCTTACCAGCGAACTCTATCCGACGGTGGCCCGCGCGACTGCGCAGAACGTATTCTTCAACATTGGGCGGGCCGTTGCCGGCTTTGGCCCATTGGCTGTGGGCGCCGTCAGTGCCGTCTATGGTTTTCAAACGGCCATCGCGTTGCTTGCCCTGCTGTACATTCTGGATATTGCAGCGTTGCTTCTTCTCATTCCCGAACGGAAGGGAGCCGAGCTGGTCTGA